A genome region from Alteripontixanthobacter maritimus includes the following:
- the fusA gene encoding elongation factor G, giving the protein MAREYPLERYRNIGIMAHIDAGKTTTTERILYYTGKSYKIGEVHDGAATMDWMEQEQERGITITSAATTTFWAAEDGKGPKHRINIIDTPGHVDFTIEVERSLRVLDGAVAVFDGVAGVEPQSETVWRQADKYGVPRMCFINKLDRTGADFYYCVQSIIDRLGAVPLVLYLPIGAEGGLRGVVDLVNNRGIVWENDGLGAEFNYIDIPDDMADKAAEYREKMIELVVEQDDEIMESYLEGNIPEADQLKKLIRKGTMDRAFVPVICGSAFKNKGVQPLLDAVVDYMPSPLDVPAIKGVLPDSDKEETRESSDEAPFSALAFKIMNDPFVGSLTFTRIYSGMLAKGQVLNSVKEKKEKIGRMLLMHSNNREDIEEAFAGDIVAIAGMKDTTTGDTLCDMAHPIILERMEFPDPVIELSVEPKTKADQEKMGVALNRLAAEDPSFRVTTDHESGQTIIKGMGELHLDILVDRMKREFKVEANVGAPQVAYRESLGRQIDVDYTHKKQSGGSGQFARAKATFIPGERGQGIVFEDSIKGGNIPREYIPSLEKGMREQADSGYLIGFPIIDFTIQLTDGAYHDVDSSTVAFEICGRGAMREAAERGGIKLLEPVMKVEVITPEDYLGDVIGDLNSRRGQIQGTDTRGNAQAVEAMVPLANMFGYVNELRSFSQGRANYSMQFSHYEEVPASVAQEVKEKLA; this is encoded by the coding sequence ATGGCTCGCGAATATCCGCTGGAGCGTTACCGCAATATCGGGATCATGGCGCATATCGACGCCGGGAAAACGACGACGACGGAGCGTATCCTCTATTACACCGGCAAGTCCTACAAGATCGGCGAAGTCCATGACGGCGCCGCCACGATGGACTGGATGGAGCAGGAGCAGGAGCGCGGGATCACGATCACGTCGGCTGCCACCACCACCTTCTGGGCCGCCGAAGACGGCAAGGGCCCGAAGCACCGGATCAACATCATCGATACGCCGGGCCACGTCGACTTCACGATTGAAGTTGAAAGAAGCCTGCGAGTATTGGATGGCGCGGTCGCAGTATTCGACGGCGTTGCCGGAGTGGAACCGCAGTCCGAAACAGTATGGCGCCAGGCCGATAAATACGGCGTGCCGCGGATGTGCTTCATCAACAAGTTGGACCGCACCGGCGCCGACTTTTATTACTGTGTGCAGTCGATCATCGACCGTCTGGGCGCAGTGCCGCTTGTTCTGTATCTTCCGATTGGCGCCGAAGGCGGCCTGCGCGGCGTGGTCGACCTCGTGAACAACCGCGGGATCGTCTGGGAAAATGACGGTCTGGGCGCAGAGTTCAACTACATCGACATTCCCGATGACATGGCCGACAAGGCTGCGGAATATCGCGAAAAGATGATCGAGCTCGTCGTCGAACAAGACGACGAAATCATGGAATCCTATCTCGAGGGCAACATCCCCGAAGCGGACCAGCTGAAGAAGCTGATCCGCAAGGGCACGATGGACCGCGCTTTCGTGCCGGTCATTTGTGGCTCAGCGTTTAAGAACAAGGGCGTGCAGCCTCTGCTCGATGCAGTTGTGGATTACATGCCAAGCCCGCTCGACGTGCCAGCGATCAAGGGCGTGCTGCCGGATAGCGACAAGGAAGAGACGCGCGAGTCTAGCGACGAAGCGCCCTTCAGCGCTCTGGCGTTCAAGATCATGAACGATCCGTTCGTGGGCTCGCTGACTTTCACGCGCATCTATTCCGGCATGCTCGCCAAGGGTCAGGTCCTGAACTCCGTCAAGGAGAAGAAGGAAAAGATCGGCCGTATGCTGCTGATGCATTCCAACAACCGCGAGGATATCGAGGAAGCCTTTGCCGGCGACATCGTTGCCATCGCGGGGATGAAGGACACCACGACGGGCGATACCCTGTGCGACATGGCGCATCCGATCATTCTGGAACGCATGGAATTCCCCGATCCCGTGATCGAACTCTCCGTGGAGCCGAAGACCAAGGCCGACCAGGAAAAGATGGGCGTTGCGCTCAATCGTCTGGCTGCCGAAGACCCAAGCTTCCGCGTCACGACCGATCACGAATCCGGCCAGACCATCATCAAGGGAATGGGCGAGCTTCACCTCGACATTCTGGTCGACCGGATGAAGCGCGAATTCAAGGTCGAGGCCAATGTGGGTGCACCCCAGGTGGCCTATCGCGAATCGCTCGGTCGCCAGATCGATGTCGATTACACCCACAAGAAGCAGTCGGGTGGTTCCGGGCAGTTTGCCCGTGCCAAGGCGACCTTCATTCCGGGTGAACGCGGCCAGGGCATCGTGTTCGAGGATAGCATCAAGGGCGGTAATATTCCTCGCGAATATATTCCAAGCCTCGAGAAGGGCATGCGCGAACAGGCCGACAGCGGTTACCTGATCGGCTTCCCGATCATCGATTTCACCATCCAGCTGACGGACGGCGCCTACCATGACGTCGACTCCAGTACGGTGGCTTTCGAAATTTGCGGTCGCGGTGCGATGCGTGAAGCGGCGGAGCGCGGCGGCATCAAACTGCTCGAGCCGGTGATGAAAGTGGAAGTCATCACGCCCGAGGATTACCTCGGCGATGTGATCGGCGATCTCAACTCGCGTCGCGGGCAGATCCAGGGCACCGACACCCGCGGCAATGCGCAGGCCGTCGAAGCTATGGTCCCGCTGGCCAACATGTTTGGTTACGTGAACGAGCTGCGTTCATTCAGCCAGGGCCGCGCAAACTACTCCATGCAGTTCTCGCACTATGAAGAAGTGCCGGCGAGCGTGGCGCAGGAGGTCAAGGAGAAGCTTGCTTAA
- the rpsG gene encoding 30S ribosomal protein S7 has product MSRRRRPEKREILPDPKFKDLILSKFMNNLMLDGKKSTAERIVYGALDTVEEKAKTNPVEVFHAALDNIKPQVEVRSRRVGGATYQVPVEVRPERAQALAIRWMITAARGRPETTMSARLSGELMDAANNRGNAVKKREDAHRMADANRAFSHYRW; this is encoded by the coding sequence ATGTCACGTCGTCGTCGTCCCGAAAAACGGGAAATCCTGCCCGATCCTAAATTCAAGGATCTGATCCTGTCGAAGTTCATGAACAACCTCATGCTCGACGGTAAGAAGTCCACTGCCGAACGCATCGTCTATGGCGCGCTCGACACGGTGGAGGAAAAGGCCAAGACCAATCCGGTCGAGGTGTTCCACGCCGCGCTCGACAACATCAAGCCGCAGGTCGAGGTGCGTTCGCGCCGCGTCGGTGGTGCCACGTACCAGGTGCCGGTCGAGGTTCGCCCCGAACGTGCCCAGGCTCTCGCCATTCGCTGGATGATTACCGCTGCGCGCGGTCGTCCGGAAACCACCATGTCGGCGCGTCTCTCGGGCGAGCTGATGGATGCGGCCAACAATCGCGGCAACGCGGTGAAGAAGCGTGAAGACGCGCACCGCATGGCCGATGCCAACCGGGCGTTCAGCCACTACCGCTGGTAG
- the rpsL gene encoding 30S ribosomal protein S12, with product MPTINQLVRKGRVPQKAKSKVPAMEANPQKRGVCTRVYTTTPKKPNSALRKVAKVRLTNQREVISYIPGEGHNLQEHSVVLIRGGRVRDLPGVRYHVLRGVLDTQGVKDRKQSRSKYGAKRPK from the coding sequence ATGCCGACAATCAACCAGCTGGTCCGCAAGGGCCGCGTTCCGCAGAAGGCCAAGTCCAAGGTCCCTGCGATGGAAGCCAACCCGCAGAAGCGCGGCGTTTGCACACGCGTTTACACCACGACTCCGAAGAAGCCGAACTCGGCGTTGCGCAAGGTGGCCAAGGTTCGCCTGACCAACCAGCGCGAAGTCATCAGCTACATCCCGGGCGAGGGCCACAACCTCCAGGAGCACAGCGTCGTGCTGATCCGCGGCGGCCGTGTGCGCGACCTTCCAGGGGTCCGCTACCACGTGCTTCGCGGCGTTCTCGACACGCAGGGCGTGAAGGATCGCAAGCAGAGCCGTTCCAAATATGGGGCCAAGCGGCCCAAATAA
- a CDS encoding MarR family transcriptional regulator has translation MDQASKLARGLLLIGNQLLALAGDAADLKESVPNTPSSAFDFQNDSHLWLALAKHDLEERRRRRGFIDPSMLGDAGWEILLDLYIAAKERTKVATMDVLVDGTMSHTTGLRWIEKLESAKLVEREQDASDSRRKFLRLSLLGYQKMTAYFSDGRKALLEEDLMRTRTRTKSKASEAEKALIQVDDAT, from the coding sequence ATGGATCAGGCATCCAAGCTGGCTCGCGGGCTGTTATTGATTGGAAATCAGTTGTTAGCCCTCGCGGGCGATGCCGCGGACCTTAAGGAGAGCGTTCCCAATACGCCATCGTCGGCGTTTGACTTTCAAAACGACAGCCACCTCTGGCTCGCCCTTGCCAAACATGATCTGGAGGAACGCCGACGGAGGAGGGGTTTCATCGACCCAAGTATGTTGGGAGACGCTGGCTGGGAAATCCTGCTCGATCTATACATTGCGGCAAAAGAGCGCACAAAAGTGGCAACGATGGACGTCCTTGTTGACGGGACAATGTCGCACACAACAGGGCTACGGTGGATCGAGAAGCTGGAATCAGCAAAATTGGTGGAGCGTGAGCAGGACGCTTCGGATAGTCGTCGCAAGTTCTTGCGGTTGTCGCTGCTAGGCTATCAGAAGATGACTGCATATTTTAGCGACGGTCGGAAAGCTCTGCTCGAAGAAGACCTGATGCGAACTCGAACGCGAACGAAATCGAAGGCGTCGGAAGCGGAGAAAGCATTGATACAGGTTGACGACGCGACTTGA
- a CDS encoding helix-turn-helix domain-containing protein — MIEDKTEFSSITEKQREVMSLLVEFKTSKEIARLLSISPHTVDQRINFVRKKLNVSSRSEAASKYRRLSEVYDKPIYEDSDVPKPDILAKVNVQDEAEKLLIVKHPEPSGLDGVADQKQFNRIGPRVFVGKFGTLARIVAILLIGLTLMVIGVLGLAVFQQLSQIFAT; from the coding sequence ATGATCGAGGATAAGACCGAATTTTCGTCAATTACTGAAAAGCAACGGGAGGTGATGAGCCTCCTTGTGGAATTCAAGACATCGAAGGAGATCGCTCGATTGCTGAGCATTTCTCCGCACACCGTTGACCAGCGCATTAATTTCGTTCGAAAAAAACTAAACGTATCATCAAGGTCGGAAGCCGCTTCAAAGTATCGTCGATTATCAGAGGTATACGATAAACCGATATATGAAGATTCCGATGTTCCCAAACCAGACATTTTGGCGAAAGTTAATGTCCAGGACGAAGCGGAGAAGCTTCTGATCGTTAAACATCCAGAACCGAGTGGTCTGGATGGGGTGGCTGATCAGAAGCAGTTTAACCGCATTGGACCTAGGGTGTTCGTAGGCAAGTTTGGAACCTTAGCTCGGATCGTGGCAATTCTGCTTATTGGTCTGACCTTGATGGTTATCGGCGTTTTGGGATTGGCTGTTTTCCAGCAACTATCTCAAATTTTCGCTACCTGA
- a CDS encoding nucleotidyltransferase family protein, with protein sequence MSGAAIMVAVLAAGSSQRFGSDKRQALLGGRPLAHHALETARRAADALQAECIAIVPADGGLAMPPRITARANSDSARGMGTSVAMAARLAQEAGCDTLVVTLADMPFVRAQTLVRLMKGRMEKQAAACLHPGSPRHSGPRPGLRPGPPAVFDARHFAALQQLEGERGAGALLARLAGEGAVHCLAADTLAPHELTDIDTPQALARAEALLADG encoded by the coding sequence ATGAGTGGCGCGGCAATCATGGTGGCAGTGCTGGCCGCCGGGTCCTCGCAGCGGTTTGGGAGCGACAAGCGGCAGGCGTTGCTGGGTGGAAGGCCGCTTGCCCACCATGCGCTGGAGACGGCGCGGCGGGCGGCGGATGCGCTGCAGGCGGAGTGCATTGCGATTGTCCCGGCGGATGGCGGGCTTGCGATGCCGCCCCGCATCACCGCGCGCGCCAATTCGGACAGCGCGCGCGGTATGGGGACGTCCGTGGCGATGGCGGCGCGGCTGGCACAGGAGGCGGGGTGCGATACGCTGGTGGTGACGCTGGCGGATATGCCGTTCGTTCGCGCGCAGACGCTCGTCCGGTTGATGAAGGGGCGCATGGAAAAGCAGGCCGCCGCATGTCTCCATCCCGGCTCGCCGCGCCACTCCGGTCCTCGGCCCGGTCTGCGCCCCGGCCCGCCGGCGGTGTTCGATGCGCGGCATTTTGCGGCCTTGCAGCAGCTTGAGGGAGAGCGCGGGGCGGGGGCGTTGCTGGCCCGGCTGGCGGGGGAGGGCGCCGTCCACTGCCTCGCCGCCGATACGCTGGCCCCGCATGAGCTGACCGATATCGACACCCCCCAGGCGCTCGCGAGGGCAGAGGCCTTGCTGGCGGACGGTTAG
- a CDS encoding XdhC family protein encodes MSHSLPLHLQALAQIVRDGGALCTLAAIEGSYSRRVGAQLAIAPDGSVAGDLADHCLERELVSQVRRAAEAGAAHVLRIGEGSPLIDFRLPCGSSLDILIDPAPDTTALAECYDRMKEREAARCELPAGPLNAVVYTPQLRIHAFGGEGECAALQALAAPCGVEVLCHHDGLSLGQPPDHIHPDPYSAVVCLFHDHEWERAILPWALRSEAFFTGAIGGARARAERAEMLREAGFVQSQIAPLARPIGLIPQARDPATLALSILAETVQRYEALRSA; translated from the coding sequence ATGTCGCATTCTCTTCCGCTCCATCTTCAAGCCCTGGCGCAAATCGTACGGGATGGCGGCGCGCTGTGCACGCTCGCGGCGATCGAGGGAAGTTACTCACGCCGGGTCGGAGCGCAGCTGGCGATAGCGCCGGACGGATCGGTGGCGGGCGATCTGGCGGATCACTGCCTCGAACGCGAGCTGGTTTCGCAAGTCCGACGAGCGGCGGAGGCAGGCGCGGCGCATGTGCTGCGGATTGGCGAGGGGTCTCCACTGATCGACTTTAGGCTGCCGTGCGGGTCTTCGCTCGACATACTGATCGATCCTGCGCCCGATACGACTGCGCTTGCCGAATGCTATGACCGCATGAAAGAGCGGGAAGCGGCGCGATGTGAGCTGCCGGCGGGGCCGCTGAATGCGGTAGTCTATACACCGCAGCTGCGCATCCATGCGTTTGGCGGGGAGGGGGAGTGCGCGGCCCTGCAGGCGCTCGCCGCGCCCTGCGGGGTGGAAGTGCTGTGCCATCATGACGGCCTGTCGCTCGGCCAGCCGCCCGATCATATCCATCCCGATCCGTACAGCGCTGTGGTCTGCCTGTTCCATGACCATGAGTGGGAGCGCGCCATTCTGCCGTGGGCGCTAAGAAGCGAAGCGTTCTTTACGGGAGCTATCGGCGGAGCGCGGGCGCGAGCAGAGCGGGCGGAAATGCTGCGCGAGGCGGGCTTCGTACAAAGTCAGATTGCGCCTCTTGCAAGGCCCATCGGTTTGATCCCGCAGGCCCGTGATCCGGCCACGCTGGCGCTTTCCATCCTGGCCGAAACAGTTCAGCGATACGAGGCACTGCGTTCTGCATGA
- the ribB gene encoding 3,4-dihydroxy-2-butanone-4-phosphate synthase: protein MSKTTIERVRAIVDDGLMSRAAIARAAGLHANSLRDCMDEKWNPTSDTLGKLDAFLSDNDETPVVVSAEEIIEEARNGRMFVLVDDEDRENEGDLVIPAQMATPAAINFMATHGRGLICLALTKQRVKQLGIDLMSSNNLSRHETAFTTSIEAREGVTTGISAGDRARTVSVAIDGTKGPDDIATPGHVFPLVAREGGVLVRAGHTEASVDISRLAGLNASGVICEIMNDDGTMSRMEDLVKFARRHDLKIGTIRDLIAYRREHDHLIERRGEKQFDSRWGGTWRAIAFYNKATGEETLALQKGQIEPDAPTLVRMHMLSIFPDVFAEDSKRSGLLENSMRQIDEEGAGVVVLINRPSPNYVSRAMKLSDSGKELDSLPANASEPPEQRDYGGGAQVLAELGVRDMVLLSNTKHSMVALEGYGLSIVGERAIG from the coding sequence ATGAGCAAAACCACTATCGAGCGCGTCCGCGCCATCGTCGATGACGGGCTGATGTCCCGTGCTGCCATTGCCCGCGCGGCAGGCCTCCACGCCAACTCGCTGCGCGATTGCATGGACGAGAAATGGAACCCCACCAGCGACACGCTGGGCAAGCTCGACGCGTTCCTGTCCGACAATGACGAAACCCCGGTGGTCGTCTCGGCAGAGGAGATTATCGAAGAGGCCCGCAACGGCCGCATGTTCGTGCTCGTCGATGACGAGGACCGCGAAAACGAGGGCGATCTGGTGATCCCGGCGCAGATGGCAACGCCCGCCGCGATCAACTTCATGGCTACCCATGGGCGCGGCCTGATCTGCCTCGCGCTGACCAAGCAACGCGTAAAGCAGCTCGGCATCGATTTGATGAGCAGCAACAACCTGTCGCGCCACGAAACCGCCTTCACCACTTCGATCGAGGCGCGCGAGGGCGTGACCACCGGTATCAGCGCGGGCGACCGGGCACGCACCGTGTCGGTGGCCATCGACGGCACGAAAGGCCCGGACGACATCGCCACGCCCGGCCATGTCTTCCCGCTGGTCGCGCGCGAGGGCGGCGTGCTGGTGCGCGCCGGCCATACCGAGGCGTCGGTGGATATCTCCCGCCTCGCCGGCCTCAACGCAAGCGGCGTCATCTGCGAGATCATGAACGACGACGGCACGATGAGCCGGATGGAAGACCTCGTGAAGTTCGCCCGCCGCCACGACCTCAAGATCGGCACCATCCGCGACCTGATCGCCTATCGCCGCGAACACGATCATTTGATCGAACGGCGCGGGGAAAAGCAGTTCGACAGCCGCTGGGGCGGAACCTGGCGCGCGATCGCCTTCTACAACAAAGCCACCGGCGAAGAGACGCTGGCGCTGCAGAAGGGCCAGATCGAACCGGACGCGCCTACGCTGGTGCGGATGCACATGCTGTCCATCTTCCCCGACGTGTTCGCCGAAGATTCCAAGCGCTCCGGCCTGCTGGAAAATTCCATGCGCCAGATCGACGAGGAAGGCGCGGGCGTGGTCGTGCTGATCAACCGGCCCAGCCCCAACTATGTCAGCCGGGCGATGAAATTGAGCGACAGCGGCAAGGAACTCGATTCCCTGCCCGCAAACGCCAGCGAACCGCCCGAACAACGCGATTACGGCGGCGGCGCACAAGTGCTGGCGGAGCTGGGCGTGCGCGACATGGTGCTGCTGAGCAATACGAAGCACTCGATGGTCGCGCTGGAAGGCTACGGCCTGTCTATCGTGGGCGAGCGGGCGATTGGCTAG
- a CDS encoding 2'-5' RNA ligase family protein: MTDNAPLILTAQLPKDMHRWATSLRTEHFPPERNHLEAHVTLFHAIPHFAEEEVRAECARIAAEMSPVPAELEGLLNLGRGTALKLTSPAMLSVRDRIAERLHGLLTAQDQHTPRLHVTIQNKVTLDAVKALQAQLADQIEPRSFAFRGLALHRYLGGPWDAVKDWPFRG, translated from the coding sequence ATGACCGATAACGCGCCCCTGATCCTCACCGCCCAGCTGCCAAAGGACATGCACCGCTGGGCGACGTCGCTGCGAACCGAGCACTTCCCGCCCGAACGCAATCACCTGGAAGCGCATGTCACGCTGTTCCATGCCATCCCGCATTTTGCGGAAGAGGAAGTTCGGGCCGAATGCGCTCGTATCGCAGCCGAGATGTCGCCTGTCCCGGCCGAGCTGGAGGGTCTGCTGAACCTCGGCCGCGGCACGGCCCTCAAACTGACCAGCCCCGCCATGCTGTCGGTCCGCGATCGCATTGCAGAGCGTTTGCACGGCCTGCTCACAGCGCAGGACCAACACACGCCGCGCCTGCATGTCACGATCCAGAACAAGGTGACGCTGGACGCTGTTAAGGCATTGCAGGCACAGCTGGCGGACCAGATCGAACCGCGCAGCTTCGCCTTTCGCGGGCTGGCGTTGCACCGTTATCTGGGCGGACCGTGGGACGCGGTGAAAGACTGGCCGTTTCGCGGTTGA
- the mltG gene encoding endolytic transglycosylase MltG, with protein MFKRGCLFLIALAIAGLIAIGIFAYGWWGSAQVEEDTAFIVPSGSSLTSVANSLEEQGLIENADGFLLRAKLFGGGDPIQAGEFMIAAGASPSTILNTFQSGDVIRRFVTIPEGTPSIIVMEKLMAEPLLTGEIAAPAEGSVLPDTYAFERGEPRGAVLARMQQAMDETLAELWAQRKPGIAVSTPEEAVILASIVEKETGVARERRMVAGLYSNRVKDGMLLQADPTIIYPITKGKPLGRRIRQSEIAAINDYNTYSMAGLPKGPITNPGRESIAAVLNPAETSARYMVADGTGGHAFADTLEEHNANVDKWFALRRKRGEM; from the coding sequence ATGTTCAAACGCGGTTGCCTGTTCCTTATCGCACTGGCGATCGCCGGGCTGATCGCCATCGGCATCTTCGCCTATGGCTGGTGGGGTTCCGCCCAGGTGGAGGAGGACACCGCCTTCATCGTGCCGTCCGGGTCCTCGCTGACATCGGTTGCGAACAGTCTTGAGGAACAGGGCCTGATCGAGAACGCCGACGGCTTCCTGCTGCGCGCCAAACTGTTCGGCGGTGGGGATCCGATACAAGCGGGCGAATTTATGATCGCGGCCGGTGCCAGCCCCTCGACCATTCTCAATACCTTCCAGTCGGGCGATGTCATCCGGCGGTTCGTGACCATTCCGGAAGGCACGCCGTCCATCATCGTGATGGAAAAGCTTATGGCGGAGCCGCTGCTGACCGGCGAGATCGCGGCCCCGGCAGAAGGCTCCGTCCTGCCCGACACCTACGCCTTCGAACGCGGCGAACCGCGCGGCGCGGTGCTCGCCCGGATGCAGCAGGCGATGGACGAAACGCTGGCCGAACTATGGGCGCAGCGCAAACCCGGTATCGCGGTGTCAACACCGGAAGAGGCGGTGATCCTTGCCAGTATCGTGGAGAAGGAAACCGGCGTAGCGCGGGAACGGCGCATGGTGGCCGGGCTGTATTCCAACCGGGTGAAAGATGGCATGCTGCTGCAGGCCGACCCGACGATTATCTACCCGATCACCAAGGGCAAGCCGCTCGGCCGCCGTATCCGCCAGTCGGAAATCGCTGCGATCAACGACTACAACACCTATTCGATGGCGGGTCTGCCCAAGGGTCCGATCACCAATCCGGGCCGCGAGAGTATCGCCGCGGTCCTGAACCCGGCCGAGACCAGCGCGCGCTACATGGTGGCGGACGGGACGGGCGGCCACGCCTTCGCCGATACGCTGGAAGAGCATAACGCCAATGTGGACAAGTGGTTCGCCCTGCGCCGCAAACGGGGCGAGATGTGA
- the fabF gene encoding beta-ketoacyl-ACP synthase II produces MRRVVVTGLGLVTPLGGDVDTTWANILAGKSGAGPITRFDASDQKCTIACEVKPADHEYGFDANRRVDHKVQRQVDPFIVYGIDAAGQALEDAGLTEMSDELKERTGCSIGSGIGGLPGIESESLVLAERGPGRVSPHFVHGRLINLISGQVSIKYGLMGPNHAVVTACSTGAHSIGDAARMIKDDDADIMLAGGAEGTINPLGVAGFAQARALNMSMNDRPTEASRPYDKNRDGFVMGEGAGVVVLEEYEHAKARGATIYAEVVGYGLSGDAYHVTAPHPEGRGAELAMRMALKKAGMGPGDIDYVNAHGTSTMADTIELAAVKRVLGDDLTGASMSSTKSAIGHLLGGAGAVESIFCILAMRDQIVPPTLNLDDPDDGTEGVDLVPHTAKKRQVKAVLNNSFGFGGTNASLIMKQAD; encoded by the coding sequence ATGCGCCGTGTGGTTGTAACCGGACTGGGTCTCGTCACTCCGCTGGGAGGCGATGTCGACACGACCTGGGCGAATATTCTCGCCGGCAAAAGCGGCGCCGGGCCGATTACCCGCTTCGATGCTTCGGACCAGAAATGCACCATTGCCTGCGAAGTGAAACCGGCGGACCACGAATATGGGTTCGACGCGAACAGGCGCGTCGATCACAAGGTTCAGCGCCAGGTCGATCCGTTCATCGTCTATGGCATCGACGCCGCCGGGCAGGCGCTGGAAGATGCCGGGCTCACCGAAATGTCGGACGAATTGAAGGAGCGCACCGGCTGCTCTATCGGTTCGGGCATCGGCGGGCTGCCGGGCATCGAAAGCGAGTCGCTGGTACTGGCGGAGCGTGGCCCCGGCCGGGTCAGCCCGCATTTCGTGCATGGCCGTCTGATCAACCTCATCAGCGGGCAGGTCTCCATTAAATACGGACTGATGGGGCCTAATCACGCGGTCGTCACCGCCTGTTCGACAGGCGCGCATTCGATCGGCGATGCTGCGCGCATGATCAAGGATGACGATGCGGACATCATGCTGGCGGGCGGGGCGGAAGGCACCATCAACCCGCTCGGCGTGGCTGGTTTCGCGCAGGCCCGCGCGCTCAACATGTCCATGAACGACCGCCCGACCGAGGCCAGCCGGCCTTACGACAAGAACCGCGACGGCTTCGTCATGGGCGAAGGCGCAGGCGTGGTCGTGCTGGAGGAATACGAACACGCCAAGGCGCGCGGCGCGACTATCTATGCCGAAGTCGTGGGCTACGGCCTGTCGGGCGACGCCTATCACGTCACCGCCCCGCATCCCGAAGGCAGGGGCGCAGAACTGGCCATGCGGATGGCCTTGAAGAAGGCGGGCATGGGGCCGGGCGATATCGATTACGTGAACGCCCACGGAACCTCCACCATGGCCGACACGATCGAACTGGCGGCGGTGAAGCGCGTGCTGGGCGACGATCTGACCGGCGCCAGCATGAGCAGCACCAAGTCCGCCATCGGGCACCTGCTCGGCGGCGCGGGCGCTGTGGAAAGCATTTTCTGTATCCTCGCCATGCGCGACCAGATCGTGCCGCCCACACTCAATCTTGATGATCCGGACGACGGTACCGAGGGCGTGGACCTGGTGCCGCACACCGCGAAGAAGCGGCAGGTGAAGGCTGTGCTCAACAACAGCTTCGGTTTCGGCGGAACCAATGCCAGCCTCATTATGAAGCAGGCCGACTGA
- a CDS encoding acyl carrier protein, with the protein MSDIAERVQKIVVEHLGVEADKVTQEASFIDDLGADSLDIVELVMAFEEEFGVEIPDDAAEKITTVGDATKYIEEHKG; encoded by the coding sequence ATGAGCGATATTGCTGAACGCGTACAGAAAATTGTTGTCGAGCATCTTGGTGTCGAGGCCGACAAGGTCACCCAGGAAGCCAGCTTCATCGACGATCTGGGCGCGGACAGCCTCGACATCGTGGAACTGGTGATGGCGTTCGAAGAAGAATTCGGTGTGGAAATCCCCGACGATGCGGCGGAAAAGATCACCACCGTGGGCGACGCCACCAAGTATATCGAAGAGCACAAGGGCTGA